In Nitrospirota bacterium, the following proteins share a genomic window:
- a CDS encoding zinc ribbon domain-containing protein, with amino-acid sequence MPVYEYECRKCGGRLEVTQKMSDPALSECGKCGGSLKRLITATSFVLKGSGWYATDYPSADRKKAFEECKTSCPAKETKTGASCPGAGCKKEEALKA; translated from the coding sequence ATGCCTGTTTATGAATATGAATGCAGAAAATGCGGCGGCCGTTTGGAAGTCACGCAGAAAATGTCAGACCCCGCTCTTTCAGAGTGTGGGAAATGCGGAGGAAGCCTGAAGAGGCTTATTACCGCAACCTCATTTGTCCTTAAGGGCTCGGGCTGGTATGCGACAGACTACCCGTCTGCCGACAGGAAAAAAGCCTTTGAGGAGTGTAAGACGTCATGTCCCGCGAAAGAAACAAAGACCGGAGCCTCATGCCCCGGAGCCGGCTGTAAGAAAGAAGAGGCGCTTAAAGCATAG